A single window of Gemmatimonadaceae bacterium DNA harbors:
- a CDS encoding Uma2 family endonuclease has protein sequence MPAHDLGFHTVDDVLAIPSDGQRYELVYGRLLVSPAPTLQHERIVRKLAMALHVFCDRHGLGEAFGVIADLTWGRRDVLVQPDIFVMGAADRHARGWEEVRHVPLVAEILSPATRTYDRFDKRRVYQDRNVALYWVIDPRSRTAEIWTPEAEAPVVERERLVWAPAGVGEVFSMELNELFVSIESQLGL, from the coding sequence ATGCCAGCGCACGATCTCGGGTTCCACACGGTCGACGACGTCCTCGCCATCCCGAGCGACGGTCAGAGGTATGAACTCGTGTACGGCAGGCTGCTGGTGAGTCCCGCGCCCACCTTGCAGCACGAGCGCATTGTCAGGAAACTCGCGATGGCGCTTCACGTTTTCTGTGATCGTCACGGGCTCGGCGAGGCGTTCGGCGTGATCGCCGATCTCACGTGGGGCCGACGCGACGTCCTGGTACAGCCTGACATCTTTGTGATGGGCGCCGCGGATCGGCATGCGCGCGGGTGGGAGGAGGTGCGACACGTCCCTCTCGTCGCGGAGATCCTGAGTCCAGCGACTCGCACGTACGATCGATTCGACAAGCGCCGCGTCTACCAGGATCGCAACGTTGCCCTGTACTGGGTGATCGATCCGCGCAGCCGCACAGCGGAAATCTGGACGCCCGAGGCAGAGGCGCCTGTGGTCGAGCGCGAGCGCCTCGTTTGGGCGCCCGCGGGAGTGGGCGAGGTGTTCTCGATGGAGCTGAACGAGCTCTTCGTGTCGATCGAGAGTCAATTGGGCTTGTAG
- a CDS encoding amidohydrolase family protein: MRTMIGTARRATLGLAMAGAGLLLPGSSRAQVRMTVPPQSTPVVLKGATLHTVTRGTIQNGTIVLERGKITAIGGPEVATPRGAKVVDVSGKHIYPGLVDAYSTVGITEIGAVDVSNDIRETGDFNPNVRAEIGVNAESRHIGTTRSAGVLVAFSTPEGGVISGLSSAMSLEGWTWEEMSMKGAAALNVRWPDPNSTGRARFGGGGPGGRPAGPPPKSYAEQVQQIKDWFSEARAYRDAIKTGQSVRTDTRYAAMIPALDKAIPVVVAADGAAQINDAITWAKQEQVKLVIRGGRDALFVADRLKAENVPVILTSTMAAPDRQYEGYDNAYATPGKLHAAGVKFAISGGSGGLYSNRLPWEAGVAVAFGLPEDEALKAVTINAAEFMGVADKVGSLEVGKEGTLLITTGTPLDMTSDIIQSYIQGREINMMDIHKWFFQKYMEKIKQQQPKIVP; encoded by the coding sequence ATGCGAACCATGATCGGAACGGCGCGACGCGCCACCCTGGGCCTGGCGATGGCGGGTGCCGGACTCCTGCTCCCCGGTTCGTCGCGCGCACAGGTGCGCATGACCGTGCCCCCGCAGTCGACGCCGGTGGTGCTCAAGGGCGCAACCCTGCACACCGTCACCAGGGGCACGATCCAGAACGGCACGATCGTGCTCGAACGCGGCAAGATCACCGCGATCGGTGGGCCGGAGGTGGCGACGCCACGCGGGGCGAAGGTGGTCGATGTGAGCGGCAAGCACATCTACCCCGGTCTCGTGGATGCGTACAGCACGGTGGGCATCACCGAGATTGGCGCGGTGGACGTCTCCAACGACATCCGGGAAACCGGTGACTTCAACCCCAACGTGCGTGCCGAGATCGGCGTGAACGCGGAGAGCCGTCACATCGGCACGACGCGGTCGGCGGGCGTGCTCGTGGCGTTCAGCACGCCGGAGGGCGGTGTGATCTCCGGGTTGTCGAGCGCGATGTCGCTCGAGGGCTGGACGTGGGAAGAGATGTCGATGAAGGGTGCGGCCGCGCTCAACGTGCGGTGGCCCGATCCGAATTCCACGGGCCGCGCGCGCTTTGGCGGCGGTGGTCCCGGCGGCCGGCCTGCAGGCCCGCCGCCAAAGAGCTACGCCGAGCAGGTGCAGCAGATCAAGGATTGGTTCTCGGAGGCGCGCGCGTACCGCGATGCGATCAAGACGGGCCAATCAGTGCGCACCGACACGCGTTATGCGGCGATGATTCCCGCGCTGGACAAGGCGATCCCCGTCGTGGTGGCCGCCGATGGCGCCGCGCAGATCAACGACGCCATCACGTGGGCAAAGCAGGAACAGGTGAAGCTGGTGATCCGCGGTGGGCGCGACGCGCTGTTCGTCGCCGATCGTCTAAAGGCCGAAAACGTGCCGGTGATCCTCACGAGCACCATGGCGGCGCCGGACCGGCAGTACGAGGGCTACGACAATGCGTACGCCACGCCGGGCAAGCTGCACGCCGCCGGTGTGAAGTTCGCCATCTCCGGTGGCTCGGGTGGACTGTACAGCAATCGTCTGCCGTGGGAAGCCGGCGTGGCGGTCGCGTTCGGCCTTCCTGAGGACGAGGCACTCAAGGCGGTGACGATCAACGCCGCGGAGTTCATGGGCGTCGCGGACAAGGTCGGATCGCTGGAGGTGGGCAAGGAGGGAACGCTGCTCATCACCACGGGCACGCCGCTGGACATGACGAGCGACATCATTCAGTCCTATATCCAGGGCCGCGAGATCAACATGATGGACATCCACAAGTGGTTCTTCCAGAAGTACATGGAGAAGATCAAGCAGCAGCAGCCGAAGATCGTGCCGTAA